The following proteins are co-located in the Lagenorhynchus albirostris chromosome 2, mLagAlb1.1, whole genome shotgun sequence genome:
- the PYGO2 gene encoding pygopus homolog 2, giving the protein MAASAPPPPDKLEGGGGPAPPPAPPSTGRKQGKAGLQMKSPEKKRRKSNTQGPAYSHLTEFAPPPTPMVDHLVASNPFEDDFGAPKVGGAAPPFLGSPVPFGGFRVQGGMAGQVPPGYGTGGGGGPQPLRRQPPPFPPNPMGPAFNMPPQGPGYPPPGNMNFPSQPFNQPLGQNFSPPGGQMMPGPVGGFGPMISPTMGQPPRGELGPPSLPQRFAQPGAPFGPSPLQRPGQGLPSLPPNTSPFPGPDPGFPGPGGEDGGKPLNPPAPTAFPQEPHSGSPAAAVNGNQPSFPPNSSGRGGGTPDANSLAPPGKTSAGSGPQPPPGLVYPCGACRSEVNDDQDAILCEASCQKWFHRECTGMTESAYGLLTTEASAVWACDLCLKTKEIQSVYIREGMGQLVAANDG; this is encoded by the exons ATGGCCGCCTCGGCGCCGCCCCCACCGGACAAGCTGGAGGGAGGTGGCGGCCCCGCACCGCCCCCTGCGCCACCCAGCACCGGGAGGAAGCAGGGCAAGGCCG GTCTGCAAATGAAGAGCCCAGAAAAGAAGCGAAGGAAGTCAAATACTCAG GGCCCTGCATACTCACATCTGACGGAGTTTGCGCCACCCCCGACTCCCATGGTCGATCACCTGGTTGCATCCAACCCTTTTGAGGATGACTTCGGAGCCCCTAAGGTGGGGGGCGCAGCCCCTCCATTCCTGGGCAGTCCTGTCCCCTTTGGGGGCTTCCGTGTACAGGGGGGCATGGCAGGCCAGGTACCCCCAGGCTATGGCactgggggtggaggaggccCCCAGCCTCTTCGTCGACAGCCCCCCCCTTTCCCTCCCAACCCCATGGGCCCTGCTTTCAACATGCCCCCACAGGGCCCTGGCTACCCTCCCCCAGGCAACATGAACTTTCCCAGCCAACCCTTCAACCAGCCTCTGGGTCAAAACTTTAGCCCGCCTGGTGGGCAGATGATGCCAGGCCCCGTGGGGGGATTTGGCCCCATGATCTCACCCACCATGGGACAGCCTCCCAGAGGGGAGCTGggccccccttctctccctcaacGCTTTGCCCAGCCAGGGGCACCTTTTGGTCCTTCTCCTCTCCAGAGACCTGGTCAGGGCCTCCCCAGCTTGCCCCCCAACACAAGTCCCTTCCCTGGTCCGGACCCTGGCTTTCCTGGCCCTGGTGGTGAGGATGGGGGGAAGCCCTTAAATCCACCTGCTCCCACTGCTTTTCCCCAGGAGCCCCACTCAGGCTCCCCGGCTGCTGCTGTTAATGGAAATCAGCCCAGTTTTCCCCCAAACAGcagtgggcggggtgggggcaccCCAGATGCCAATAGCCTGGCACCCCCTGGCAAGACAAGTGCGGGCTCAGggccccagcctcccccaggCCTGGTGTATCCATGTGGTGCCTGTCGGAGTGAGGTGAACGACGACCAAGATGCCATTCTGTGTGAGGCTTCCTGCCAGAAGTGGTTCCACCGCGAGTGCACGGGCATGACTGAGAGCGCCTATGGGTTGCTGACCACTGAGGCCTCTGCTGTCTGGGCCTGCGATCTCTGCCTCAAGACCAAGGAGATCCAGTCTGTCTACATCCGCGAGGGCATGGGGCAGCTGGTGGCTGCTAACGATGGGTGA